The bacterium genome includes a region encoding these proteins:
- a CDS encoding gluconeogenesis factor YvcK family protein produces the protein MRNDKPDFLAWFLPGLEIKRWLFLMFSGTVFLIIGIAILLDLHPIHQFMEFIKTIAIQLPTNYTGGFAILIGLMIYILGWKRVNNTIINAIDPSAHLLQNLYLKRKLNRGPKIVTIGGGTGLNTILKGLKHITGNLTAVVTVGDDGGSSGRLREEMGVLPPGDIRNCIAALANEENLVTELFQYRFVNGHGLEGHSFGNLFLTALCAITGDMVSAVKESSKVLAIRGRVLPSTLDDMKLYAELEDGRIVYGESNIPDAGGKIKRLGATPENLKALDDVIYAIEEADIIIMGPGSLYTSVIPNLLISEITEAVSRSTAKKIYICNIMTQPGETDGYSVYDHVKAILDHSKHENIIDTVLINDTLPENLANKYKVANSFPVQYDLDKVKDLGLKVLIRRLTEENKEGYVRHSAQRITKIIYSWYKGSDKNSADETCEYYEEQND, from the coding sequence ATGAGAAACGACAAACCCGATTTTTTAGCCTGGTTTTTACCGGGACTTGAGATAAAGAGATGGCTGTTTTTAATGTTTAGCGGAACAGTTTTTCTTATTATAGGGATAGCAATTTTGCTTGACCTGCACCCTATTCATCAGTTTATGGAATTTATTAAAACAATAGCAATACAACTTCCAACAAACTATACCGGTGGTTTTGCTATTTTAATCGGTCTTATGATCTATATTTTGGGATGGAAAAGAGTAAACAACACGATAATAAACGCTATAGACCCCAGTGCGCATCTTCTTCAAAATCTTTATCTCAAAAGAAAACTTAATAGAGGACCAAAAATTGTCACAATAGGCGGCGGTACAGGGCTAAATACTATACTAAAAGGCTTAAAACATATAACAGGAAACTTAACAGCCGTTGTTACTGTCGGTGATGACGGTGGAAGTTCTGGCAGATTACGAGAAGAAATGGGCGTTTTGCCTCCCGGTGATATAAGAAACTGCATTGCGGCTCTTGCTAATGAAGAAAATCTCGTTACAGAGTTGTTTCAATATAGATTTGTAAACGGTCATGGCTTAGAAGGACATAGCTTCGGAAATCTTTTTCTGACTGCTTTGTGTGCAATTACCGGCGATATGGTTTCTGCCGTCAAAGAATCTTCAAAAGTTCTTGCGATAAGAGGACGAGTACTGCCTTCTACTCTGGATGATATGAAGCTTTATGCGGAATTGGAAGATGGACGCATAGTCTACGGGGAATCAAATATTCCTGATGCAGGAGGAAAAATAAAAAGGTTAGGAGCTACGCCGGAAAACTTAAAAGCTCTAGATGATGTAATTTATGCTATAGAAGAAGCTGACATTATTATAATGGGGCCGGGCAGCCTTTATACAAGTGTAATCCCTAATCTTTTAATCTCTGAAATAACCGAAGCCGTCTCAAGATCGACTGCCAAGAAAATATATATATGTAATATAATGACCCAACCCGGTGAAACAGACGGATATAGCGTGTATGATCATGTAAAAGCAATTCTTGATCACTCAAAACACGAAAATATTATTGATACTGTGCTCATAAATGACACTTTGCCTGAAAATCTGGCAAATAAGTACAAAGTAGCAAACTCATTTCCTGTTCAATATGATTTAGATAAAGTTAAAGATCTCGGACTAAAAGTATTAATCAGACGATTAACAGAAGAAAATAAAGAAGGTTATGTTCGCCACAGTGCGCAAAGAATTACAAAAATAATTTACAGTTGGTATAAAGGGTCTGATAAAAATTCTGCCGATGAAACTTGTGAATACTATGAAGAGCAAAATGACTAG
- the tmk gene encoding dTMP kinase yields MIKKGLFITFEGADGSGKSTQLKMTADFLQKKGYEVVSTRDPGGTPLGVKIREILLHHEGKIADKCELFLYLADRAQHVDQKIIPALNEGKVVLCDRYIDSSVAYQGYARGLDIEEIIMLNNIVTKSYLPDLTFVFDVSTDVAQTRVGTTKDRLESEAKEFHQKVRFGFLELAKQFPDRIKVIDANQEIENVYIDVIKILENYL; encoded by the coding sequence GTGATTAAAAAAGGATTATTTATAACTTTCGAAGGGGCGGACGGCTCAGGAAAGTCAACTCAACTTAAAATGACTGCCGATTTTCTTCAAAAAAAAGGTTATGAAGTTGTTTCAACGAGAGATCCTGGCGGCACACCTCTTGGTGTAAAGATAAGAGAGATTTTACTTCATCACGAAGGTAAAATTGCTGATAAATGCGAATTATTTCTATATTTAGCTGACAGAGCGCAGCATGTGGATCAAAAAATCATCCCTGCACTTAATGAAGGCAAAGTCGTTTTATGTGACAGATACATAGATTCTTCTGTTGCATATCAAGGTTATGCAAGGGGTTTGGATATAGAAGAAATAATAATGTTGAATAATATAGTCACTAAGTCATATTTGCCTGATTTAACATTTGTTTTTGATGTAAGTACAGATGTTGCTCAAACTCGTGTCGGTACAACAAAAGACAGACTTGAGTCAGAAGCAAAAGAGTTTCATCAGAAAGTAAGGTTCGGATTTCTTGAATTAGCAAAACAATTTCCTGACAGAATCAAGGTAATTGACGCAAATCAGGAAATTGAAAATGTCTATATTGATGTGATTAAGATTTTAGAAAATTATTTATAA
- a CDS encoding CDP-alcohol phosphatidyltransferase family protein has product MANFISILRTILAFVVIAMLFIKGDKVYWSAFGLTIIVIWMDGLDGYIARKFNECSKFGALLDILSDRIVENVFWISFAVLGWIGLWIPLVVMTRGIITDSLRSLALEQGYTAFGSTTMMTNKIGKFIVASNFCRFTYAVCKAVAFALLIAAHVPADYPYKSVVSLIAYASVYISVFFCVARGIPVIIESKRFLK; this is encoded by the coding sequence TTGGCTAATTTTATTTCAATATTAAGAACAATTCTGGCATTTGTGGTTATAGCAATGCTTTTTATTAAAGGTGATAAAGTTTATTGGTCTGCTTTCGGATTAACTATTATTGTAATCTGGATGGACGGACTTGACGGATATATTGCCAGAAAATTCAATGAATGTTCAAAATTTGGAGCGCTTCTGGACATATTAAGCGACAGAATTGTTGAAAATGTTTTCTGGATATCCTTTGCTGTATTAGGATGGATTGGCTTATGGATTCCTCTAGTGGTCATGACAAGAGGAATTATCACAGACAGCTTGAGAAGTCTTGCCCTTGAACAGGGATATACGGCTTTTGGCTCAACCACAATGATGACAAACAAAATCGGAAAGTTTATTGTAGCTTCAAATTTTTGCAGATTTACGTATGCTGTTTGCAAAGCCGTTGCATTTGCTCTTTTGATTGCTGCTCACGTGCCTGCTGATTACCCTTATAAGTCAGTTGTAAGTCTTATTGCTTATGCAAGTGTTTATATTTCGGTGTTCTTTTGCGTTGCTAGAGGAATCCCCGTAATTATTGAAAGTAAAAGATTTTTAAAATAA
- a CDS encoding tRNA (cytidine(34)-2'-O)-methyltransferase, with protein sequence MNKNAFNIVLYEPQIPQNTGNIARLCACTGSSLFLVGKLGFHITDRHVKRAGLDYWDSVDINTVSTLAELQENFPDNNFYFLSTKASKKYTEISYKKGDFLVFGSETKGLPEEIVFNNIDNSLTIPMIDNQRSLNLSNSVSIVVYEALRQINF encoded by the coding sequence ATGAATAAAAACGCTTTTAATATTGTTTTATATGAACCTCAAATTCCGCAAAACACTGGAAATATTGCAAGACTGTGTGCATGTACGGGAAGTTCTCTTTTTTTAGTCGGCAAATTGGGTTTTCATATAACTGACAGGCATGTTAAAAGAGCAGGTCTTGATTATTGGGACTCTGTAGACATCAATACAGTTTCAACACTTGCTGAATTGCAGGAAAATTTCCCAGATAATAATTTTTATTTTTTAAGTACGAAAGCCTCCAAAAAATATACCGAAATATCCTATAAAAAAGGAGATTTTTTAGTTTTTGGCAGTGAAACTAAAGGATTGCCCGAAGAAATTGTTTTCAACAACATAGATAACAGTCTGACAATACCTATGATAGATAACCAGAGAAGTCTTAATCTCTCAAATTCTGTTTCTATAGTAGTTTATGAAGCTTTAAGACAAATTAATTTCTAA
- the rfbA gene encoding glucose-1-phosphate thymidylyltransferase RfbA produces the protein MKGIILAGGKGTRLFPVTQTVCKQLLPVYDKPMIYYPLSVLMLAGIKEVLIISTPEATPMFESLLKDGSQIGISISYKIQPSPDGLAQAFILGEDFIGNDNVALVLGDNIFYGQGFSGMLKNAAQRTEGATVFGYKVKDPHRFGVVEFDKTGKVFSLEEKPENPKSDFAVTGLYFYDNKVVEYAKSLKPSPRGEIEITDLNNVYLNNGDLNVELLGRGFAWLDTGTHESLLQASHYIETIEKNQGVKVACLEEIAYLKGFINREQLLKQVEYYKASDYGVYLKNIISPDYVNA, from the coding sequence ATGAAAGGAATAATTCTGGCAGGAGGAAAAGGAACACGGCTTTTTCCGGTAACTCAAACAGTATGCAAGCAGCTTCTTCCGGTTTACGATAAACCAATGATTTATTATCCACTTTCTGTCCTTATGCTTGCAGGAATAAAAGAAGTTTTAATCATCTCTACTCCGGAAGCAACTCCTATGTTTGAAAGTCTTCTTAAAGACGGCTCACAAATAGGAATTTCTATTTCATACAAAATTCAGCCTTCTCCTGACGGACTTGCGCAGGCCTTTATTCTTGGAGAAGACTTTATAGGCAATGATAATGTCGCACTTGTTCTTGGAGATAATATATTTTACGGTCAGGGCTTTTCCGGCATGCTTAAAAATGCAGCTCAAAGAACTGAAGGAGCTACGGTTTTTGGCTATAAAGTAAAAGATCCACATAGATTCGGCGTTGTAGAATTTGATAAAACAGGAAAAGTCTTTTCTCTTGAAGAAAAACCTGAAAATCCCAAATCTGATTTTGCAGTAACAGGTCTATATTTTTACGATAATAAAGTTGTTGAATATGCAAAATCGTTAAAACCTTCGCCGAGAGGGGAAATAGAAATTACTGATTTAAATAACGTTTACCTTAATAACGGGGATTTGAACGTGGAACTGCTTGGTAGAGGATTTGCCTGGCTTGATACTGGAACTCATGAATCCCTGCTTCAGGCATCGCATTACATAGAGACAATCGAAAAAAATCAGGGAGTAAAAGTTGCCTGTCTTGAAGAAATAGCATATTTAAAGGGATTTATCAACAGAGAGCAGCTTTTAAAACAGGTTGAATATTACAAAGCCAGTGATTACGGGGTTTATTTGAAAAATATTATTTCACCAGATTACGTTAATGCCTAG
- a CDS encoding HDOD domain-containing protein gives MTKTIKEIIDGTTGIPSMPQVVSESLNLIENPNSSIKQLGNIISKDIAITTQLLKLVNSAYYGFPTQITTIDKAMALLGFTTIRSIVLSVGLKPMLMTNSGKLLWEHSIRTAVACQMLSKSLGGVDPDEAFVMGLLHDVGKAVMEGANKDAIKEITRLTSLGADILQAEKMFFGFTHTELGRELVVRWKLPQIIGTAIRYHHNPLASENKAHSCLVYVADRICREPLKYPILDPDIIDSFDFEIQDPMELREKVFEAANHIITALS, from the coding sequence ATGACTAAAACCATAAAAGAAATAATTGATGGTACCACAGGGATTCCTTCTATGCCACAGGTTGTGTCGGAATCACTTAACTTAATTGAAAACCCGAATTCAAGCATAAAACAGCTGGGGAACATCATTTCTAAAGACATAGCTATTACTACACAGCTATTAAAGCTTGTAAATTCAGCATATTATGGTTTTCCTACCCAAATAACAACTATTGATAAAGCTATGGCTCTTTTGGGTTTTACTACTATCAGAAGTATAGTGCTTAGCGTGGGATTAAAACCCATGTTGATGACAAACAGCGGGAAATTGTTATGGGAACATTCCATAAGGACTGCTGTAGCCTGCCAAATGTTAAGCAAAAGTCTTGGTGGTGTTGATCCTGATGAAGCTTTCGTCATGGGATTACTTCATGATGTCGGAAAAGCCGTTATGGAAGGTGCTAACAAAGATGCAATAAAAGAAATAACAAGGCTTACCAGTCTTGGTGCAGATATATTACAGGCTGAAAAAATGTTTTTTGGTTTCACTCATACAGAATTAGGCAGAGAACTTGTTGTAAGATGGAAATTACCACAAATTATAGGTACAGCCATCAGGTACCACCATAATCCTCTGGCATCAGAAAACAAAGCCCATTCATGTCTTGTATATGTTGCTGACAGAATTTGCAGAGAACCGCTTAAATATCCTATATTAGACCCTGATATAATTGACTCATTCGATTTCGAAATACAAGATCCAATGGAATTAAGAGAAAAAGTTTTTGAAGCTGCTAATCACATTATAACAGCTCTTTCATAA